Proteins encoded within one genomic window of Cyprinus carpio isolate SPL01 chromosome A15, ASM1834038v1, whole genome shotgun sequence:
- the LOC109104250 gene encoding beta-secretase 2-like yields the protein MHLYGLLLLSLSFWTSHSVFKIPLKMFAGKFNASVQLDLRPLRKNASAVESGLSLASDPAGIVNFLDMINNLKGDSGRGYYMQMAIGTPGQTLNILVDTGSSNFAVAAEAHPYIIHYFNRALSSTYQSSGSGVAVKYTQGEWEGELGTDRITIPQGPSGTITINIAAIISSEGFFLPGINWQGILGLAYPLLARPGPSVEPFFNSVVRQTSIPDVFSLQMCGAGVSASTTADPAGGSLIMGGVEPTLYRGSVWYTPVLEEWYYQVEVLKLEVGAQNLNLDCKEYNSDKAIVDSGTTLLRLPGIVFSAVVEAIMQTSLIKDFSAGFFDGTKLACWMRGESPWRLFPKISIYLRAMNTSQSFRITILPQLYVQPVTSIDGTLDCFRFGISHSANGLVIGATVMEGFYVIFDRAQKRVGFAVSTCAENGDVPFAEIAGPFLAEGATSDCTSGVSVREPVMWVIAFGLMGICALVLIVLLILLILPCRRYRDGEITDESSLVRHRIK from the exons ATGCACCTCTACGGGCTTCTGCTACTTTCCCTTTCCTTTTGGACGTCCCATTCAGTgtttaaaatacctttaaaaatgtttgcgGGGAAGTTCAACGCGTCTGTGCAGCTGGACCTCAGGCCTTTGCGAAAGAATGCAAGCGCAGTGGAGAGTGGACTTTCCCTGGCTTCGGATCCAGCTGGGATTGTTAACTTTCTGGACATGATCAATAATTTAAAAGGAGACTCTGGTAGGGGATATTACATGCAGATGGCCATTGGGACTCCGGGACAAACG TTGAACATCCTGGTTGATACTGGAAGCAGCAACTTTGCTGTAGCTGCAGAAGCACATCCCTACATCATACACTACTTTAACAGAGCACT TTCCAGTACATATCAGAGCTCTGGGAGTGGAGTTGCAGTAAAATACACACAGGGAGAATGGGAGGGGGAACTGGGAACTGATCGGATCACCATTCCTCAAGGGCCCAGTGGTACCATCACCATCAACATAGCTGCAATCATCTCCTCAGAAGGCTTCTTTCTGCCTGGAATCAACTGGCAGGGAATTCTTGGACTTGCATATCCTTTACTGGCTCGG cCTGGCCCATCAGTGGAGCCCTTTTTCAACTCTGTTGTGAGACAGACCAGCATTCCAGATGTGTTTTCTCTCCAGATGTGTGGAGCAGGAGTCTCTGCCAGCACTACAGCTGACCCGGCGGGCGGCAGTCTG atcATGGGAGGAGTTGAGCCAACCTTGTATCGGGGTTCAGTTTGGTACACACCAGTCCTAGAAGAATGGTACTATCAAGTGGAAGTCTTGAAGCTTGAAGTTGGAGCCCAAAATTTAAACCTAGACTGCAAAGAG TACAACTCAGATAAAGCCATTGTGGATAGTGGGACGACTTTACTGCGACTTCCTGGAATTGTGTTTAGTGCTGTGGTGGAGGCCATTATGCAAACATCACTG ATCAAGGATTTCTCGGCTGGATTTTTTGATGGCACCAAGCTTGCATGTTGGATGAGAGGCGAATCACCATGGAGGCTTTTTCCAAAAATCTCAATCTACCTCAGAGCAATGAACACCAGCCAGTCCTTCCGCATCACCATTCTCCCACAG CTATACGTCCAGCCAGTCACCAGTATTGATGGCACATTGGACTGTTTCCGTTTCGGAATCTCCCATTCAGCAAACGGCTTAGTTATTGGAGCCACAGTAATGGAGGGCTTCTACGTCATCTTTGACCGTGCACAGAAGAGGGTGGGCTTTGCTGTTAGCACTTGTGCAG AAAACGGTGATGTGCCATTTGCAGAGATCGCCGGGCCCTTCCTAGCTGAGGGCGCTACATCAGACTGTACCAGTGGCGTGTCTGTTAGGGAGCCGGTGATGTGGGTGATCGCGTTCGGATTGATGGGCATATGTGCCTTGGTTCTTATCGTACTCCTCATCTTGCTCATACTGCCTTGCCGACGATACAGAGATGGCGAGATTACAGATGAGTCCTCACTGGTGCGGCATCGCATCAAGTGA